The nucleotide window AGCGACTGCAGCTTCTCGACGGAAACGTACGAATCCTCGTGGGCAGTCTCGTAGACCCACGGATACAGCGGCGAGAGGTTCAGTTTTTCGAGCACGCGCAGGGCGAACACCGTCAGCGACGTCGGCGTTCCGACGGTGCGCTTGCCGGTGCCTGCGTAGTCGATCGGTGCCTGGAAGTCCTCCTTCATCGTTCCGAACTCCTCGGCTCCGACGTTGAACGTGGTGTTCACGTCCTCCTCGTCCTTCGCGAACATGAACTCCATCGCGCGCACGAGATCGTAGACGTGCATCAGCTGGTACTGGTTGTTGCCCCAGCCGACCATCGGGACGTTCGCGCCCGATTCGATCCAGTCGAAGAGAACCTGGAAGACGCCGAGGCGTTTCGGCCCGATGAACGTCTTCGGGCGGAGGATAGGGACGCACATGCCCATCCGGCGGAAGTCACGGCAGATCTTCTCGGCCTCGATCTTCGCCTCGCCGTAGGGCCCCACGCCGTCGAGCGGCGACTCCTCGGTGATCGGATGGGAGTCGTGGGTGCCGTAGACGGCGGTCGAGGAGACGTAGACGACGCGCTCGACGTCTGCTTCCTTGGCGGCCCAGAGAACGTTGCGAGTCCCGTCGATGGTCGTCTCGCGGATGCGCTGGTCGTCCCAGAGCGGAAGCGCGGCGGCGGTGTGGACGATCGCGTCGGCGGCCACCTCGTCGATCGCGTCACGTACCGTCTCCTCGTCGCGCACGTCGCCCTCGACGAAATCGACGCCATCGATCTCGTCTTCGGGTTTAAATGGTTTGAGATCGAACGCCGTCACGTCCCAGCCGCGCTCGGCGAAGTATTCGCAGGTGTGGAGTCCGAGGAACCCCGTACCGCCGGTGACGAGCAGCGAACCGGGCTCGGCGAGTCGGTCGTCGTCGTGTGCGTGCGCTTGCATAGGCTCGCCGTAATGGGGGGCGTTTCAACTATCTACCGATACGATACGACTGCACGTGAGTGTCTCTCATGCCTGAAACGGTCCGAAACGGTGCGTATCGATCGGTCAGGTTTATGTCTCGCGACCGTGGATGAGAGCTAATGGGTGAGGCGCAGACACAGCAGGCCGGGTTCGTGCGCACGGCCGCCGGTCTCGCCTACGAGATCCGTCCGTGGCAGTGGTACAAACAGGGCGTGATCCTCATCGCGATCGTCTTCT belongs to Halococcus qingdaonensis and includes:
- a CDS encoding NAD-dependent epimerase/dehydratase family protein; translation: MQAHAHDDDRLAEPGSLLVTGGTGFLGLHTCEYFAERGWDVTAFDLKPFKPEDEIDGVDFVEGDVRDEETVRDAIDEVAADAIVHTAAALPLWDDQRIRETTIDGTRNVLWAAKEADVERVVYVSSTAVYGTHDSHPITEESPLDGVGPYGEAKIEAEKICRDFRRMGMCVPILRPKTFIGPKRLGVFQVLFDWIESGANVPMVGWGNNQYQLMHVYDLVRAMEFMFAKDEEDVNTTFNVGAEEFGTMKEDFQAPIDYAGTGKRTVGTPTSLTVFALRVLEKLNLSPLYPWVYETAHEDSYVSVEKLQSLGWEPKYSNKEALVETYEWYLENYDDPESEGTGLDHRVAWDQGALTLVKGVFKHI